One genomic window of Fusarium fujikuroi IMI 58289 draft genome, chromosome FFUJ_chr01 includes the following:
- a CDS encoding related to heterokaryon incompatibility protein het-6, producing MSIKSTSPVRLLSRRALRKRPHAGDLMIYKETKSTPSVEVSRKRSKRTGPSSFGLHDISHHQRSTSHSRTLFRTKSHCSTVSLLSSMAGVVQPSEPTAPESYAYTPFTNNFTIRILTLEPGTGNDPLVGHLGFENLDLNPQYEAISYCWGTGGRSSEIICDGKPLPLTESIEGALRRMRHATTQRRLWADQVCINQDDIAERSQQVSLMNAIYKGAKHVLVWLGEDKVGHGQAAMEMVHYLHGVFNDGELHNEFKRAHSEDLLSQDRKPWVPFSNLSRLPWFNRIWIVQEIGTAAPATLYWGDAEIDWEVLSSVAGILNTTYHFLRSRFAVFTPNIRYLYQRFVEPEEAYDVNHNRAAFIYELHRARHLLSKDPRDHVYAFLGHFSIHTGSSSLAELVADYSRSIEEIYYDVAVRELSGCESLLLLSACHAIPVTYKKRIMERGDLPTWVPDWRVVPLHLMGTPVTPHRSSGEYRPQLCINEETRALHIYGVRLDRIRRPSWIFWNNAFHFRRNNPLRLPIEALWRDICGRNQPFNLRQRYRNGDSAFFALVQTLTNACIGADRSRPYESIPKEEWLANGAAYLIRALDKPGAVSPEIQELAQTGDGFKWSHEATLVTRYRGFAITSGGWFVVGPDIMQAGDVVVVLYGGRTPFLLRRKDDGTWILVGECYVHGMMNGEIFDLDGVEEEEFVIV from the exons ATGTCCATTAAGTCTACATCTCCAGTGCGACTATTGAGTCGACGTGCTCTGCGAAAAAGACCTCATGCTGGTGATTTGATGATCTACAAAGAAACTAAATCCACGCCGTCGGTTGAGGTTTCGCGAAAGCGATCTAAAAGAACTGGGCCTTCAAGTTTCGGTCTGCATGACAtttctcaccatcaacgTTCAACATCTCATTCTAGGACTCTTTTCAGAACCAAGTCTCATTGCTCGACTGTGTCTTTGCTATCATCCATGGCCGGTGTTGTCCAGCCATCAGAACCAACAGCTCCAGAGTCATACGCCTATACACCATTCACGAATAACTTTACAATCCGCATTCTCACTCTTGAGCCTGGTACGGGCAATGACCCATTAGTTGGCCACCTCGGCTTTGAGAATCTTGATCTCAACCCACAATATGAAGCCATCTCATATTGCTGGGGCACAGGTGGTCGATCCTCTGAGATTATATGCGATGGGAAACCGCTGCCATTAACTGAGAGCATTGAGGGTGCTCTACGCCGTATGAGACATGCAACTACCCAGCGACGCTTATGGGCGGATCAAGTCTGCATCAACCAGGATGATATTGCCGAACGAAGTCAGCAAGTCAGTCTGATGAATGCTATCTACAAGGGAGCGAAGCATGTGCTGGTATGGCTCGGAGAAGACAAGGTAGGCCATGGGCAGGCGGCTATGGAGATGGTTCACTACCTTCATGGAGTGTTTAATGATGGAGAACTACATAACGAGTTCAAAAGAGCTCATTCAGAAGATTTGTTGAGCCAGGATAGAAAACCTTGGGTGCCGTTCTCGAATCTATCGAGGCTGCCATGG TTTAATCGTATATGGATTGTTCAGGAAATAGGAACAGCAGCACCTGCGACTCTTTACTGGGGCGATGCAGAGATCGACTGGGAGGTACTATCGTCAGTTGCAGGCATCTTGAATACGACCTACCACTTCCTACGCTCACGATTTGCTGTCTTCACACCCAATATCCGGTATTTATATCAACGCTTTGTTGAGCCAGAGGAGGCATACGATGTCAACCATAACCGCGCAGCCTTCATATACGAACTTCACCGCGCAAGACATCTCTTATCTAAGGACCCTCGAGACCATGTCTACGCTTTTCTTGGCCATTTCTCCATCCACACTGGTAGTTCGAGCCTTGCAGAGTTGGTGGCGGATTATAGCAGATCGATAGAAGAGATCTATTATGACGTCGCGGTCAGAGAACTCTCCGGGTGCGAATCGCTTCTGCTTTTGTCCGCTTGCCATGCTATACCAGTTACTTACAAGAAAAGAATTATGGAGAGGGGAGATTTACCGACTTGGGTCCCCGACTGGCGGGTTGTGCCTCTGCACCTCATGGGTACCCCCGTGACTCCTCATAGATCATCAGGAGAGTATCGCCCTCAACTATGCATCAACGAAGAAACAAGAGCTCTTCACATCTACGGTGTTCGCTTAGATCGTATCCGTCGACCGTCGTGGATTTTCTGGAATAACGCTTTTCACTTCCGTCGCAACAACCCTTTGCGCCTCCCCATCGAGGCCTTATGGCGAGATATCTGTGGTCGAAACCAACCCTTCAACCTACGACAACGCTATCGAAACGGTGACTCAGCATTCTTCGCCCTTGTGCAAACACTCACAAACGCGTGCATCGGAGCAGATCGCTCACGGCCATATGAGAGTATTCCCAAGGAAGAATGGCTCGCAAACGGCGCAGCGTATCTTATTCGCGCGCTGGATAAACCTGGTGCCGTTTCACCAGAGATACAAGAGCTGGCGCAGACGGGAGATGGGTTCAAGTGGAGCCATGAAGCAACGCTTGTTACGCGGTATCGAGGTTTTGCGATAACTTCTGGGGGATGGTTTGTTGTTGGGCCGGATATTATGCAAGCTGGAGATGTGGTTGTTGTGTTGTATGGAGGTAGAACACCGTTCTTACTGAGAAGAAAGGATGATGGGACGTGGATACTTGTTGGGGAGTGTTATGTACATGGGATGATGAATGGGGAGATTTTTGACCTTGATGgggttgaagaggaggagtttgTTATTGTGTGA